In Streptomyces canus, one DNA window encodes the following:
- a CDS encoding MFS transporter, protein MTLSPARVPATGVRRLTTTLYGYAFLDDLVLLYPVYALLFADTGLPLWQISSLFALWSITAVVLEVPSGAWADTVSRRRLLWIGPLLTAVGFTLWVTIPSYGAFAVGFMLWGAGGALGSGALEALVYDELERLGGAERYARVMGRARAARLLATVVAMGLAGPVLALGGYEAVGAASVLACLLAAVTATRLPEHRVPAEKGSTRWAATLRAGVAEARGDRTVRGALLLVPAVAAVWGALDEYVSLLIRDLGVADATVPYLVLLVWAIVTVGSLFAGPAERLGTRGLAAMIAGSALALAMGAGVRTPAGIVLVGLAFAGFQLAEVLADVRLQHRIDDARRATLTSVASLGTELVTVAVFGAYTLLGASLAHSTVFVILSVPYLVTALVLGRGGGARNESPGGRPRTQ, encoded by the coding sequence ATGACACTCTCACCCGCACGTGTGCCCGCGACCGGCGTCCGCCGGCTGACGACCACGCTGTACGGCTACGCGTTCCTCGACGATCTCGTCCTGCTCTACCCGGTGTACGCGCTGCTGTTCGCCGACACCGGCCTGCCGCTCTGGCAGATCTCCTCACTGTTCGCCCTGTGGTCGATCACGGCCGTCGTCCTCGAGGTGCCCTCCGGCGCCTGGGCCGACACCGTCTCGCGCCGCAGGCTGCTGTGGATCGGCCCGCTGCTCACGGCCGTCGGCTTCACGCTGTGGGTGACCATCCCGTCGTACGGGGCCTTCGCGGTGGGCTTCATGCTGTGGGGTGCCGGCGGCGCGCTCGGCTCGGGTGCGCTGGAAGCCCTCGTGTACGACGAGCTGGAGCGACTCGGGGGCGCCGAGCGGTACGCGCGCGTGATGGGGCGGGCCCGGGCGGCCCGGCTGCTGGCCACCGTCGTGGCGATGGGCCTCGCCGGACCGGTCCTCGCACTGGGCGGTTACGAGGCCGTGGGCGCCGCGAGTGTCCTGGCCTGTCTGCTGGCCGCGGTGACGGCGACCCGGCTGCCGGAACACCGGGTACCGGCCGAGAAGGGGAGCACGCGCTGGGCGGCGACCCTGCGGGCCGGTGTCGCCGAGGCTCGTGGGGACCGGACCGTCCGGGGCGCCCTGCTGCTCGTCCCGGCCGTCGCCGCGGTGTGGGGCGCGCTCGACGAGTACGTCTCGCTGCTGATCCGCGACCTCGGCGTGGCCGACGCGACCGTGCCCTATCTGGTCCTGCTGGTCTGGGCGATCGTCACCGTCGGCAGCCTGTTCGCCGGGCCGGCCGAGCGCCTGGGCACCCGGGGCCTCGCCGCCATGATCGCGGGCTCCGCACTCGCCCTCGCCATGGGCGCCGGGGTCCGCACCCCCGCCGGCATCGTTCTCGTGGGCCTCGCCTTCGCGGGCTTCCAGCTGGCCGAGGTGCTCGCCGACGTCAGGCTCCAGCACCGCATCGACGACGCCCGCCGGGCCACGCTGACCTCGGTGGCGAGCCTGGGCACGGAACTGGTCACGGTCGCCGTGTTCGGTGCGTACACCCTGCTCGGGGCGTCCCTGGCGCACAGCACGGTGTTCGTGATCCTCTCGGTGCCGTATCTGGTGACGGCGCTGGTGCTGGGCCGGGGCGGCGGCGCACGCAACGAATCGCCGGGGGGCCGCCCGCGCACGCAATGA
- a CDS encoding carbon-nitrogen hydrolase family protein, producing MRTALLQSSGRPGSVEGNLKVLDEAAGRAAAAGAALLAAPEMFLTGYAIGDDIARLAEPADGDSADTVAEIAERHGIAIAYGYPERVSHAVHNSAQLISADGVRLANYRKTHLFGCFERDHFEPGEQPVIQAELGGLTVGLMICYDVEFPENVRAHALAGTDLLLVPTAQMHPFQFVAESLVPVRAWESQMYVAYVNRVGQEGEFEFVGLSTLAGPDGVARARAGHGEELVFADADAALLADSRAANPYLTDRRPGLYRSLV from the coding sequence ATGCGCACCGCCCTGCTCCAGAGCTCCGGCCGCCCCGGCTCCGTCGAGGGGAACCTCAAGGTCCTCGACGAGGCCGCGGGCCGGGCCGCCGCCGCGGGCGCCGCGCTGCTGGCCGCGCCGGAGATGTTCCTCACCGGGTACGCGATCGGCGACGACATCGCCCGCCTCGCCGAACCGGCCGACGGCGACTCCGCGGACACGGTCGCGGAGATCGCCGAGCGGCACGGGATCGCGATCGCGTACGGCTATCCCGAACGTGTCTCCCACGCGGTTCACAACTCCGCCCAGCTGATCTCCGCCGACGGTGTCCGTCTCGCGAACTATCGCAAGACCCACCTCTTCGGCTGCTTCGAGCGCGACCACTTCGAGCCCGGTGAACAGCCGGTGATCCAGGCGGAGCTGGGCGGACTCACCGTCGGCCTCATGATCTGCTACGACGTCGAGTTCCCGGAGAACGTCCGCGCCCACGCCCTCGCCGGTACCGACCTCCTCCTCGTGCCGACGGCCCAGATGCACCCGTTCCAGTTCGTCGCCGAGTCCCTCGTGCCGGTGCGGGCCTGGGAGAGCCAGATGTACGTCGCCTACGTCAACCGGGTCGGCCAGGAAGGGGAGTTCGAGTTCGTCGGGCTCTCCACGCTGGCCGGCCCCGACGGGGTGGCCCGGGCCCGCGCCGGACACGGCGAGGAGCTGGTGTTCGCCGACGCCGACGCCGCCCTGCTGGCCGACTCCCGTGCGGCGAACCCGTATCTGACGGACCGCCGGCCCGGCCTCTACAGGTCCCTCGTCTGA
- a CDS encoding flavin monoamine oxidase family protein produces MTSTVPNAVEHADAQQPPITMFGPDFPYAYDDFLAHPAGLGQIPATEHGTEVAVIGGGLSGIVAAYELMKMGLRPVVYEADRIGGRLRTVGFDGQGTQGLTAEMGAMRFPPSSTALQHYIDLVGLETRPFPNPLAEATPSTVVDLKGESHYAETIADLPQVYRDVAEAWNRCLEEGADFTDMNRALRERDVPRIREIWARLVEKLDNQTFYGFLCDSEAFRSFRHREIFGQVGFGTGGWDTDFPNSILEILRVVYTEADDHHRGIVGGSQQLPLRLWEREPEKIVHWAQGTSLAALHQGGEPRPAVTRLHRTAGNRITVTDARGDIRTYAAAIFTAQSWMLLSKIACDDSLFPIDHWTAIERTHYMESSKLFVPVDRPFWLDKDEETGRDVMSMTLTDRMTRGTYLLDDGPDKPAVICLSYTWCDDSLKWLPLSANERMEVMLKSLGEIYPKVDIRKHVIGNPVTVSWENEPYFMGAFKANLPGHYRYQRRLFTHFMQDRLPEDKRGVFLAGDDISWTAGWAEGAIQTALNAVWGVMHHFGGETDATNPGPGDVYEEIAPVELPED; encoded by the coding sequence ATGACGTCCACCGTGCCCAACGCCGTCGAGCACGCAGACGCGCAGCAGCCGCCGATCACCATGTTCGGGCCGGACTTCCCGTACGCCTACGACGACTTCCTCGCCCACCCGGCGGGCCTCGGTCAGATACCGGCGACCGAGCACGGCACCGAGGTCGCGGTGATCGGCGGCGGTCTCTCCGGCATCGTGGCCGCGTACGAGCTGATGAAGATGGGCCTCAGGCCGGTGGTGTACGAGGCCGACCGGATCGGCGGGCGGCTGCGGACCGTCGGCTTCGACGGCCAGGGCACCCAGGGACTCACCGCCGAGATGGGCGCGATGCGCTTCCCGCCCTCCTCGACGGCGCTCCAGCACTACATCGACCTCGTCGGCCTGGAGACCCGTCCCTTCCCCAACCCCCTCGCGGAGGCGACCCCTTCGACGGTCGTCGACCTCAAGGGCGAGTCCCACTACGCCGAGACGATCGCCGATCTCCCGCAGGTCTACCGCGATGTCGCCGAGGCCTGGAACAGGTGCCTCGAAGAGGGCGCCGACTTCACCGACATGAACCGGGCCCTGCGCGAGCGGGACGTGCCGCGCATCCGCGAGATCTGGGCACGGCTCGTCGAGAAGCTCGACAACCAGACCTTCTACGGATTCCTCTGCGACTCGGAGGCGTTCAGGTCCTTCCGCCACCGCGAGATCTTCGGGCAGGTCGGCTTCGGCACCGGCGGCTGGGACACCGACTTCCCCAACTCCATCCTGGAGATCCTGCGCGTCGTCTACACCGAGGCCGACGACCACCACCGGGGGATCGTGGGGGGTTCCCAGCAGCTGCCGCTCAGGCTGTGGGAGCGCGAGCCGGAGAAGATCGTGCACTGGGCCCAGGGCACCTCGCTCGCGGCACTGCACCAGGGTGGCGAGCCCCGCCCGGCGGTCACCCGCCTGCACCGCACGGCCGGCAACCGGATCACCGTGACGGACGCGCGAGGAGACATCCGCACCTATGCGGCGGCGATCTTCACCGCCCAGTCCTGGATGCTGCTGTCGAAGATCGCATGCGACGACTCGCTCTTCCCGATCGACCACTGGACGGCGATCGAGCGCACCCACTACATGGAGTCCAGCAAGCTGTTCGTGCCCGTCGACCGGCCGTTCTGGCTCGACAAGGACGAGGAAACCGGGCGTGACGTCATGTCGATGACGCTCACCGACCGGATGACGCGCGGGACTTACCTCCTCGACGACGGTCCCGACAAGCCCGCCGTCATCTGCCTCTCCTACACCTGGTGCGACGACAGCCTGAAGTGGCTCCCGCTGTCCGCGAACGAGCGGATGGAGGTCATGCTGAAGTCGCTCGGCGAGATCTATCCCAAGGTCGACATCAGGAAGCACGTCATCGGCAACCCGGTGACCGTCTCCTGGGAGAACGAGCCCTACTTCATGGGCGCGTTCAAGGCCAACCTGCCCGGCCACTACCGCTACCAGCGGCGCCTGTTCACGCACTTCATGCAGGACCGGCTGCCCGAGGACAAGCGGGGCGTCTTCCTCGCCGGCGACGACATCTCCTGGACGGCCGGCTGGGCCGAGGGCGCGATCCAGACCGCGCTGAACGCGGTCTGGGGCGTCATGCACCACTTCGGCGGCGAGACCGACGCGACCAACCCGGGTCCGGGGGACGTGTACGAGGAGATCGCGCCGGTCGAGCTTCCCGAGGACTAG
- a CDS encoding DUF5995 family protein: MAQLEQFTTPLDAVVSRMRALEEDLPDRDGVAVFNRVYLAVTEAVDRCVDGGRFADARAAITLDVRFAERYLAAVDAVARERRPPACWRPLFQFRRHPGVRPLQFALAGINAHIGHDLALAVVDTCRSLDCEPADVEDEFDRVGDLLVSLEERIREDLMPGPDLLQIADPLTHLLGAWSLERAREATWTAARALWALRGLPDVAEEFTQRLDTAVGFAGRMLLTPLPD, encoded by the coding sequence ATGGCGCAATTGGAACAGTTCACCACTCCCCTCGACGCGGTCGTCTCCCGTATGCGCGCCCTGGAGGAGGACCTGCCGGACCGGGACGGCGTAGCGGTCTTCAACCGTGTCTACCTCGCCGTCACCGAGGCGGTCGACCGGTGCGTCGACGGAGGCCGGTTCGCGGACGCCCGGGCCGCGATCACGCTGGACGTGCGGTTCGCGGAGCGCTATCTCGCGGCGGTGGACGCGGTCGCCCGCGAACGCCGTCCGCCGGCCTGCTGGCGGCCCCTGTTCCAGTTCCGCCGTCATCCCGGCGTACGACCACTGCAGTTCGCGCTCGCGGGCATCAACGCGCACATCGGCCACGACCTGGCGCTCGCCGTCGTGGACACCTGTCGTAGCCTCGACTGCGAACCCGCCGACGTGGAGGACGAGTTCGACCGCGTGGGTGATCTCCTCGTCTCGCTGGAGGAGCGCATCCGCGAAGATCTGATGCCGGGCCCCGACCTGCTGCAGATCGCCGATCCGCTCACCCATCTGCTCGGCGCCTGGAGCCTGGAGCGCGCCCGCGAGGCCACCTGGACCGCGGCACGGGCCCTGTGGGCGCTGCGCGGACTGCCCGACGTGGCCGAGGAGTTCACCCAGCGCCTGGACACGGCGGTGGGATTCGCGGGACGCATGCTGCTCACTCCGCTGCCAGACTGA
- a CDS encoding glycoside hydrolase family 6 protein, with translation MVAAASVVVAVGTATGMLSALGDRGGSDEARPGLVSGSPSPDSTPVLPSASEPAPPSASAPASPSAKVSASPSPEKASPGYGKTRTSTATRLYRYPSSQVLDWVQDNPRDRRAYVIESRIADRPAAVWFADYAPATITSRVRAVTSGGAAHDRVPVVVAYAIPDRDCGGASQGGAPDLGAYDAWIDRFAAGLGSGEVVVVLEPDSIAQSECLPAARRADRFASLARAGRVLKAANPEARVYYDAGHSGWRPAAEQAALLKQAGAASAASSDGIFSNVSNFHTTAAEIAYDRQILDALDGPPGLGAVIDTSRNGNGAPPGGEWCDPPGRKIGRAPTLDTGEPRIDAYLWVKLPGESDGCKGTPGTFSPSYAYELASP, from the coding sequence ATGGTCGCGGCGGCCTCCGTGGTGGTCGCCGTCGGCACCGCGACCGGGATGCTCTCCGCGCTCGGCGACCGGGGCGGCTCCGACGAGGCGCGGCCGGGGCTCGTCAGCGGCTCCCCGAGCCCGGACTCGACGCCCGTCCTACCGTCGGCGTCCGAGCCGGCCCCTCCCTCCGCCTCCGCCCCTGCCTCGCCCTCGGCGAAGGTGAGCGCGTCCCCGTCCCCCGAGAAGGCGAGCCCCGGTTACGGGAAGACCCGGACCAGCACCGCCACCCGCCTCTACCGCTACCCCTCCTCCCAGGTGCTCGACTGGGTGCAGGACAATCCGCGCGACCGGCGTGCCTATGTCATAGAGTCCCGCATCGCCGACCGGCCGGCCGCCGTCTGGTTCGCCGACTACGCCCCGGCGACCATCACCTCCAGGGTCCGCGCGGTCACGTCGGGAGGTGCCGCGCACGACCGGGTCCCGGTGGTCGTGGCGTACGCGATCCCTGACCGTGACTGCGGCGGCGCCTCCCAGGGCGGGGCGCCGGACCTCGGGGCGTACGACGCCTGGATCGACAGGTTCGCCGCCGGGCTCGGCTCCGGCGAGGTCGTCGTGGTCCTGGAGCCCGACTCGATCGCCCAGTCGGAGTGCCTCCCGGCCGCTCGAAGGGCAGACCGCTTCGCCTCGCTGGCCCGCGCGGGCCGGGTCCTGAAGGCCGCGAACCCCGAGGCACGCGTCTACTACGACGCCGGTCACTCCGGCTGGCGTCCGGCGGCCGAGCAGGCGGCCCTGCTGAAGCAGGCGGGCGCAGCCTCGGCCGCCTCCTCCGACGGGATCTTCAGCAATGTCTCCAACTTCCACACCACGGCTGCCGAGATCGCCTACGACCGCCAGATCCTCGACGCCCTGGACGGACCGCCCGGCCTGGGCGCCGTCATCGACACCAGCCGCAACGGCAACGGTGCGCCGCCCGGCGGCGAGTGGTGCGACCCGCCCGGCCGGAAGATCGGTCGGGCACCGACTCTGGACACCGGCGAGCCGAGGATCGACGCCTATCTGTGGGTGAAGCTCCCGGGGGAATCGGACGGCTGCAAGGGGACACCGGGCACGTTCAGCCCGTCGTACGCCTATGAGCTGGCCTCGCCCTAG
- a CDS encoding MFS transporter yields the protein MSDVVRASAEVRRARYAVAAVFAVHGAVTGSFATRVPWIQDHASVGAGQLGFALAFTAFGASCAMPLAARVSHRFGSRTALRGLIVLWTLSLVLPALAPNLYTLCLAMFVYGASAGMADVVMNALGVEVENLLGKSIMSGLHGMWSAGALVGSAGGTLAAHLGADARVHFALATACLTVLGVLACRWVLDVQAGADEEPPPRFALPPKSALLIGTVGFCAVFAEGASLDWSAVYLKDRLDSSAGLAAACTTGFMLTMAVARIAGDAVVNRFGSVRTVRLGGVLAAGGGLLIVVANHPAVAMTGFALMGLGIAVVVPLCFAAAGRSGPNPSQAIAGVATITYTSGLIAPSLLGGVAQATNLTVSFVLVTVLAGGLVAFAGVLRAGDRDRPKLSPTAAAVPDRQS from the coding sequence ATGAGCGATGTGGTGCGCGCGTCGGCAGAGGTACGGCGGGCCCGGTACGCCGTGGCCGCCGTGTTCGCCGTGCACGGGGCCGTGACCGGTTCGTTCGCGACGCGGGTGCCCTGGATCCAGGACCATGCCTCGGTCGGCGCGGGTCAACTGGGCTTCGCCCTGGCCTTCACGGCGTTCGGCGCGTCCTGCGCGATGCCGTTGGCGGCCCGGGTCAGCCACCGCTTCGGCAGCCGGACGGCCCTGCGCGGGCTGATCGTGCTGTGGACGCTGTCCCTCGTTCTGCCCGCGCTCGCGCCCAACCTCTACACCTTGTGCCTGGCGATGTTCGTGTACGGCGCGAGCGCCGGTATGGCCGACGTGGTCATGAACGCGCTGGGTGTCGAGGTGGAGAACCTGCTGGGCAAGTCGATCATGTCCGGGTTGCACGGCATGTGGAGCGCGGGTGCGCTTGTCGGCTCGGCGGGCGGCACGCTCGCCGCGCATCTGGGCGCGGACGCGCGCGTGCACTTCGCGCTGGCGACGGCCTGCCTCACCGTGCTCGGTGTGCTGGCCTGCCGGTGGGTCCTCGACGTGCAGGCCGGTGCGGACGAGGAGCCGCCGCCCCGGTTCGCGCTGCCCCCGAAGTCGGCCCTGTTGATCGGTACGGTCGGTTTCTGCGCGGTGTTCGCGGAGGGGGCGAGCCTGGACTGGTCCGCCGTGTATCTCAAGGACCGGCTGGACTCCTCGGCAGGACTCGCCGCCGCCTGCACGACCGGCTTCATGCTCACCATGGCGGTGGCCCGGATCGCGGGCGACGCCGTGGTCAACCGCTTCGGGTCGGTCCGCACGGTCCGCCTGGGCGGTGTCCTGGCCGCCGGCGGCGGGCTGCTCATCGTCGTCGCGAACCATCCGGCGGTGGCCATGACCGGCTTCGCCCTGATGGGTCTCGGCATCGCGGTGGTCGTGCCACTGTGCTTCGCGGCGGCGGGGCGCAGCGGGCCCAATCCGAGCCAGGCCATCGCGGGCGTCGCGACCATCACCTACACCTCGGGGCTCATCGCGCCGAGCCTGCTGGGCGGGGTGGCCCAGGCCACCAACCTGACGGTCTCCTTCGTCCTGGTGACCGTCCTGGCCGGGGGCCTCGTCGCCTTCGCGGGCGTCCTGCGCGCCGGAGACCGCGACCGCCCGAAGCTGAGCCCCACGGCCGCGGCAGTTCCCGACCGGCAGTCCTGA
- a CDS encoding ROK family transcriptional regulator has protein sequence MPASPSTARAINDRLALRLLQQEGPLTAGQLKQLTGLSRPSVADLVERLAAAGLIDVVGESGEQRRGPNARLYGIVADQAHLAALDVRTEGVSVVVSDLLGRVLAEASVPIEGDMGTGPAVERAVALVERAAKEAGVPELHTVGIGAPGLIDPVTGELRDSGGLPEWHRRLVLALQERLPNTRIHVENETNLAALAEQRDGAARDRDTFVLLWLGHGTGAAVVLDGILRRGASGGTGEIGFLPVPGTVGLPSAVDCEGGFHSLAGSSAIVRLAERHGPAVEVDGHEPPAAHVVREAVADGSADFLDALADRLAIGVASVVAILDPGCLVLGGEVGRAGGADLAARVESRVRRMSPLATEVRASTLGGEAVLRGALLTARDRAQDDLFAPR, from the coding sequence ATGCCCGCATCCCCGAGCACCGCCCGGGCCATCAACGACCGGCTCGCCCTGCGACTGCTCCAGCAGGAAGGCCCGCTGACGGCAGGGCAGTTGAAGCAGCTCACCGGACTGTCCCGGCCGAGCGTCGCCGACCTCGTCGAGCGCCTCGCCGCCGCCGGACTGATCGACGTGGTCGGGGAGTCGGGGGAGCAGCGCCGCGGCCCCAACGCCAGGCTGTACGGCATCGTCGCCGACCAGGCCCACCTCGCGGCTCTCGACGTGCGCACCGAGGGTGTCTCCGTCGTCGTCTCCGACCTGCTGGGTCGGGTGCTGGCCGAGGCGTCGGTGCCCATCGAAGGGGACATGGGGACCGGGCCCGCGGTCGAGCGGGCGGTCGCGCTGGTCGAGCGCGCGGCGAAGGAGGCGGGGGTGCCGGAACTCCATACCGTCGGCATCGGCGCTCCCGGCCTCATCGACCCGGTCACCGGCGAGCTCCGCGACTCCGGTGGCCTGCCCGAATGGCACCGGCGCCTGGTGCTGGCGTTGCAGGAGCGGCTCCCGAACACGCGCATCCACGTCGAGAACGAGACCAACCTCGCGGCGCTGGCGGAGCAGCGCGACGGGGCGGCCCGGGACCGGGACACCTTCGTCCTGCTGTGGCTCGGCCACGGCACGGGCGCGGCGGTCGTCCTGGACGGCATCCTGCGCCGGGGCGCGTCGGGCGGCACCGGGGAGATCGGTTTCCTGCCGGTGCCGGGGACGGTGGGACTGCCCTCCGCGGTGGACTGTGAGGGGGGCTTCCACTCCCTCGCGGGGTCGTCGGCGATCGTGAGACTGGCGGAGCGGCACGGGCCGGCGGTCGAGGTGGACGGGCACGAGCCTCCGGCCGCGCACGTGGTGCGGGAGGCGGTGGCCGACGGCTCGGCGGACTTCCTCGACGCCCTCGCGGACCGCCTGGCCATAGGGGTCGCGTCGGTCGTGGCCATTCTCGATCCGGGTTGCCTGGTCCTGGGCGGCGAGGTGGGCCGGGCCGGCGGGGCGGACCTCGCGGCACGGGTGGAAAGCCGGGTCCGCCGTATGTCACCTCTGGCCACGGAGGTGAGAGCGAGCACGCTGGGCGGAGAAGCGGTCCTGCGAGGAGCCCTGCTCACGGCGAGAGACAGGGCTCAGGACGACTTGTTCGCACCGCGCTAG